AACAGACAGTTATTCGAGAAGCTTTAGGACAGCTGGACCCCTTACCACGTACCTATGTTACGGGTTTAACAGTAGATGTAAATAACGAGTTCGATCAAACTTACGGTGTTCGTGCACTTACCGATGGATTGTATATCGCAAATCAACCAATAACGTTTGACGGGAAAAACATTTTAGTGGGTGAATTTACGTATACAGGAACACCGGGGTTATACgagttgttattcaaaaataaaccgggTAAATTTACTTTACCAGATGCGAGAaattacaaagatatcttacaACGTTCGAATGTACATAAAAGAGATTATGACGCTTCAAAAAGTATCATAactgatgatgaaaatgaaaagtttgtgAACATAATCAAACCAATTTCCTTGGGTCAAAGACCAAATGTGTACTGGGCTCGATATTGGCCAAAACCTAAAACTGGATCAGGTCACTTAAATAAGTTGTTAGTACCTGCTGCAATTAAAGAGTACGAATACTGGGACGACGTGAACGAATTAGTTGATCGGTTGCGTTTACTACTTGCTTCCGAAGCAGCAGGTCATACTGCTCATCATAACGAAATTATATCCCTCATAGAGGAATTACGGGAAGCGCAAGTCATTCGTTAAgggtatataaacttttttctgtttctgtgACGCTTCAGAAGCCAATATGCCTTTAAACCGTTTTGGTGAACATGGTTCTACATCTATCGATAAATTTGGTAAGCATGTTCACCACCATGTTATACAGAACCACATAGCAAGATCCGAAGTTCTACAACCttcatcaacatttattttaactttacgtggtgatggagatgttgatccaaaaacaaaactttataaaatcacaaaCAAAAGTGGAATTACGGATTACATCAATTCTTTCTACGAAGGTATGATAAAAGATGTTGTAAAGTCCGCTCATGTTCAGTTACTTGTTAACGATATCGTTATTAAGTCGCTCCAGGGAGTCCAACTCAAACGCGGAGATACCattaagtgtaaaaataatgCACCGATAGGAGGACTACCTTTTCTTGTAGAGTTGTTGATTGAAGGGGTTGTAGAGTAATGGTTAGTGTTAAGCGAGATCTCGTTAACGAACTACATGCACCTGCGAGACGACATTATCGGCGACGCCGCGTTCTGCTTCACGGACTATTGGATCTTTATCAAGCTGATTTGGTTGAAATGATCCCATATGCGTCGGTCAATAAAGGTTACAAGTATATACTGACTGTTATCAAcgctttttcaaaatacgcATGGGCCTTACCACTCAAAACCAAAACTGGGAAAGAGGTTACTCAAGCTATGAAGGACATTTTGCAtagtaaaaagaatattactcCGAGCAACTTACAAACCGATAATGGGAAAGAGTTTTACAAtagcgattttcaaaaattaatggaacAACTTAACATTAATCATTACAGCACCTATTCCACTTTAAAAAGCTCGATTATCGAACGGTTTAATAgaaccctaaaaaataaaatgtggaaagaatttagtatgcaAGGAAATTATCGCTGGTTAGACTTACTACCcaaattactaaaatcttaCAACAACACAATACATCGCACCATTCACATGAAACCTTCAGCTGTTAATCGACGAAATGAATCTGCTCTGTTAAATACTGTATACAATTCCATTAAAGTTGTCGACCCCAACCaccataaatttaatgtggGGGAACACGTGCGAATTAGCAAGTACAGACACGCTTTTGCTAAAGGTTACCAACCAACTTGGtccaatgaaattttcaccatagCGACAGTTCAAAATACTAATCCCAGGACTTACCTTATTAAAGATGGTAGAGGAGAACCCAttcttggagcattttacgACGAAGAATTACAACGTGTGAAACACCcggatgtatttttaattgaaaaagttcttcgtcgaaaaggaaataaagtcCGAGTGAAATGGTTGGGAATGGATAGctctcataattcttggattgcaaaaaaggatgtattataatttttacactaagaaaataaaaaacttttttttttaatttcgttgattttatttcaagtaacctttttaacaacctactttctactttatatacaagttttgtgatacaagcaagtattttttttttttttacaaattaactgATCGCAATTTAACTAGCCATACATGTTTACGTTTAACAACTCCAATAAGTTGTCCAAAAGATCTTCCCTGCGTAGATCTTCAATAAGATAGTTTCCCCAAGCTAACGTATGACATCCATCCTCCATCACGTAACGTTTATCGTCATGTGCAGAGAGCGCCACTTTATTCTTTAGTTCTGTATACATCGTGTGATAGGAGGAGCGAAAGACATACATCTTTTTTCGCACAGAACCTCCATCTTCGATAATCCGTTTATATTCTGAAACACTTaagtttttatcgataacataCTTTTTCACACCCTTGGCACGCTTGACAACTccttccaaagtgttaatacaaTAAGCTTTAGCTCCTGTACCATAAAACGATGTTAATATCGTATTTGGGTActcatctttcatttttccaACTATCGGCGGCCCTGGAGGAATATTATGTCTGTTGTTTAACTTGTAATTAGAGGTATCGAACAtctctatattttctttgatatcctGGTATACATTCTCAGTAAATATTTCGAGAATTAACGAATCCGTATCtgtatataacaataatacgttttcaccatatttctcttttaaaaaattataaaaaaagttataaatgacCGCTTTCGACAATTCCAGTACGCTAAACCCTACATACAGAGGTTTGTTATATTTGACCTCCACCTTCTGCATTTCAATGGCTGCCAAATTatggcagaaaattttcgatgactTGAAAGTCGGCTTTGCGATAAGAGCTTCTGCACCGGGTCTCCTGTAACGATTCTCCCAATGTGACACTAATCGTATATCGactctattttcaacattttccatcGTTTTCCCATACAcgatattattcatttgtttataatgatttttcccAAATTCATTCGTAGCATTCATTCGTTTCtcagagttaaaatcgatatatgGTTTCATCCACGGCGATTGTTGAAATTGCAATGCACGGTGTATTTTGGTTAGCTTAAGACCTTTTTTCACACATTCACGTAGGTTTACATAGTGAATTatgtatttcgatttattttgtaagttcGCAATCAACTTAGGATGCTTCGATCCGGGAGCGATTATGTTTTCGGGACAAAACGGTAGATCATCATGCTGGTTGTGTAACCTTTCGGGATACTCCAAATCCACTTCAAAGACATAACCAAGGTGTTCATCATCTAAACACTCCACATCTATATCTGCTATTTCTTGGTTCGACAACCATCGAAAACCGCCTGTTGGTAATTTACAACTCATTGCATACCCATACAAATTGGTAGCGTCCAAGTATAGAATATATGATGATGGTTTTTCCGGGTTAAAATCGTCAAGGAACTTGTTGTTTGCTATTGCAGATCGTTTTACACACATACAGAGACCGCCTCTAATTCctttcttaaaaaagtgtaacaTGTCAATGTCTGAtaacaattctaattttacacctgTCATTTTTAACAGAGCATCCCACCCAAACCCGGGCGCAGTATAATAATGGCAAGGATCCAGATTGTAATTCTCCAAAGATATTGtcctgaaattttcaaagacgTCAGTCAACATTAACACATCTGACGTCAAATACAGGTCACTGTATTCTCCCAACGTTGTacacttaaatttattccatacAGTCTGTGCTCTAGAGTATTGTTCCTTTGAAATATTACTTGAACTCAATATGTCGTAAAACTGTGTATGATCAGGCAATTTACTATACTCCAACTTTTCAAACGAATCTACGAACGAATATGGAAATACACCTTTCTGGCGCATCAATCTAAATTCTTCAGagtctttgaatttttttttcacttccaCACAATCCTTATCATCCAAATATGAAACCAACTTTTCCAAAGAACTCGCCATAAATCTAAACGAGTCGACGaatcttattttcataaacacttTGCGTTTCTTTCCCTTGTTATCGGTTGTTTCTCCGacaactatttttttggaaaaagaaatatatttttctttgttttgtgctatcacctctactTCCTCCTTGTTTAGGGCAATACTTTTCACAAACATGTGGGCATCGTAATTCGACAGGTTGTGGAAAAACACAGGGATAAACAtcggtaatttataatttatattgcagACGGAATGCGCAGGACCCCTATACAATCCTGTCAAGTGATCGTGATCACACACTTtctcttctttgtttattgGTTTATCACAAATGTGACATACGGAACTCAGTTCATGTACAAATTGGTCCAGACAGCTTAGCGGTATCATATCCTTTGTTTGcctcaaatgttgtttatagatctctattacatccttctccaatcttataataaattccaGAGCAGCGTTTCGCCCTCGGTATATTCGGAATTTCGATAAGTTATCATCGTAAGCACACTTAATGTAGTACGCAAACGCGTATGGTTCGTGTTCAAAACATCGGGCCGTATATGGTTTATTATCATCGTAAACTTTTCCTTCTTCGGGCGTTAAGGGTTTCAGAATCGCCTCGAAATCGGCGTACACCACAAACggaactttcatttttttttcaaatccttcaaattgtaaaacattttccttttctagATGTCCGAACTTattcacttttatttgttcGCTTGGTACTGTTGctttcacttttttacagTCATCCATCTGATGTCGTACCAACTTGTCTTCAGTTGAAAAGTATTGCAAACAACCCTCACAAATATATCTTTGATGTTCATGAGTCGATGATTGTGTATTTATCAGTcgagataagttttttatccaacaatagtGGTTATTCCCGAAATTGTCGCTGACTACTAATAAGTTTACATGACGCTCCCGTTTCtgtttacatatacatacagttACAATATCATCTACCATTTTCTCTCCATTATACCAAGAATTTATACCATAGACGTTaattgaaatgttattttcttcctcaAATTTTGGTATGTCTCTGATGGGTACTGGGAATGTTACGCAGTCaaactttaattctgtttcCCTATAATCTGGGTATGATGATATTCTTTGCGGTAAACCTGTGGGTTGGTACAGCGCGGACATCAGTGCCCAAGCAAAGCActtattatcgttattttgCACGTTTATTACCGCTCTCTTCCCTTTTATGGATGTCGGTAAGTCGATGTAGCTCGATGCTCTTGTAGGATTAAACTTGTTACAGTTCACTTCAAGATATAATATTTCCAACAAGGTCCAACCTGCAGTATTAACGCCTTTAGTTTCGCATTTTACTACTTTTCTATTCTTATACTCTTACCTGAGTCCCGTTCTTGGAATTCCGACATTTTCACCATAATCTCGTCCATAAAGTCCTCGTATGTTTGGTACAAGTCTACGGCtactgttataattttattttttgtgttgaatgatttgatttccacttcttccttcgtatttatgaaatacaatCCAAAAATTTCCGTATTCACTTTTAAACTACCATTTACATTCCTCACGGACTGTATCAAACTGATAACTTTTTCTCTAATTCGGTTACTGAATTCCTTCATGTCTACGTACTTCCGTTCATGATCGCTCACTCTAAAACTacatattttatctccaaatatcgaatctattttttctacacCATCATCTATTATTACGAAGGCTTTCTGTTTATGTTTGTTGCTGCGCAGATGTGAGGAATAACATTGTCTGGTTACGTGTTCATCACATATTTCACACACTATAACATCTCCTTGTTGATCCTCTTCCACCTTTCGACGTTTCCCAATACATGCTGTGCGTTGATGTCTCACAAGATTATCTGGTCTAGTAAACTCTTTGTAACACACGTCGCAGGTCAACATGTTCACAACACTCTTACTTCAATACTGTTGAACACGATTTTCTATCTGCTATTTAAAGCATACCTCCTCCGAAGTGGGGTTTTCAATGAACTCACGTCGTGTAACCTTCATTTCAGGTCACGTACAAGGTCAATGTCAtggtcacaattaaggttgacttcaaggtctccgttgaggtcaaagtaaaggtcattgttcaggtcaaggttactgatcaaggtcatggtcactaaacgtgatcttgacctgaggtgagctcaaagtaaaggtcattgtttaggtctaggttactggtcaacgaccccctttgcaatagccgattctggaacctcctcccagaacctcagggcaaggtcaaggtcatggtcactcaacgtgaccttggccttgaccttgacctgaggttctgagaggaggttctagaatcggcttttatctactactagggggtgattctttaggcaattttaagggtactttgatatataaaccatgggcgacttcggctcccctaaggagctacacccctccaaaaatggcggaaaattttagttatccatatgatatgtgtgcatttttcaaaaaagcctaattatctcctaaactattaatgttagatatgggacatatgggatataaaagatgtagaatgagacgccgaagacgactaagtaataaaatatagggggtgccatttaaaaaaatgaagttatggtatttccaaattttgaaaagttaacatgccatagtaaagtaaccaaacgttctagataaccgttctcggcaccaaaacatactccatcatgttgtttaagcatattctgaatcctaaattgatatcccaaaaatcgagtgttctctgattttttgaactaatatctgctggagcagatttttctagaaaaattcgaataactcgagaacggccgtatcaaattgcaaaaagtaaagttatttataaaccctgaaaacagacaaatccaaatatgtaaaaatatacagggttttccatttaaaaaaataaagtaggtggcgacttccggtataaccggaagtgcaagaaatctgaaaatattttagtcgaagagatcgtaattgataatacttaagtctgaattctcaaaaaccccagaaacgtctaatgaccgatctcgctgagacacctgtatatatatatattcatTGTGTTTGTTTGTTAAGGTAAATAATGTTAATCTGAATATGTTTACTTGATATCacaatgttatattttaaca
This genomic stretch from Onthophagus taurus isolate NC chromosome 7, IU_Otau_3.0, whole genome shotgun sequence harbors:
- the LOC139430713 gene encoding uncharacterized protein produces the protein MLTCDVCYKEFTRPDNLVRHQRTACIGKRRKVEEDQQGDVIVCEICDEHVTRQCYSSHLRSNKHKQKAFVIIDDGVEKIDSIFGDKICSFRVSDHERKYVDMKEFSNRIREKVISLIQSVRNVNGSLKVNTEIFGLYFINTKEEVEIKSFNTKNKIITVAVDLYQTYEDFMDEIMVKMSEFQERDSGWTLLEILYLEVNCNKFNPTRASSYIDLPTSIKGKRAVINVQNNDNKCFAWALMSALYQPTGLPQRISSYPDYRETELKFDCVTFPVPIRDIPKFEEENNISINVYGINSWYNGEKMVDDIVTVCICKQKRERHVNLLVVSDNFGNNHYCWIKNLSRLINTQSSTHEHQRYICEGCLQYFSTEDKLVRHQMDDCKKVKATVPSEQIKVNKFGHLEKENVLQFEGFEKKMKVPFVVYADFEAILKPLTPEEGKVYDDNKPYTARCFEHEPYAFAYYIKCAYDDNLSKFRIYRGRNAALEFIIRLEKDVIEIYKQHLRQTKDMIPLSCLDQFVHELSSVCHICDKPINKEEKVCDHDHLTGLYRGPAHSVCNINYKLPMFIPVFFHNLSNYDAHMFVKSIALNKEEVEVIAQNKEKYISFSKKIVVGETTDNKGKKRKVFMKIRFVDSFRFMASSLEKLVSYLDDKDCVEVKKKFKDSEEFRLMRQKGVFPYSFVDSFEKLEYSKLPDHTQFYDILSSSNISKEQYSRAQTVWNKFKCTTLGEYSDLYLTSDVLMLTDVFENFRTISLENYNLDPCHYYTAPGFGWDALLKMTGVKLELLSDIDMLHFFKKGIRGGLCMCVKRSAIANNKFLDDFNPEKPSSYILYLDATNLYGYAMSCKLPTGGFRWLSNQEIADIDVECLDDEHLGYVFEVDLEYPERLHNQHDDLPFCPENIIAPGSKHPKLIANLQNKSKYIIHYVNLRECVKKGLKLTKIHRALQFQQSPWMKPYIDFNSEKRMNATNEFGKNHYKQMNNIVYGKTMENVENRVDIRLVSHWENRYRRPGAEALIAKPTFKSSKIFCHNLAAIEMQKVEVKYNKPLYVGFSVLELSKAVIYNFFYNFLKEKYGENVLLLYTDTDSLILEIFTENVYQDIKENIEMFDTSNYKLNNRHNIPPGPPIVGKMKDEYPNTILTSFYGTGAKAYCINTLEGVVKRAKGVKKYVIDKNLSVSEYKRIIEDGGSVRKKMYVFRSSYHTMYTELKNKVALSAHDDKRYVMEDGCHTLAWGNYLIEDLRREDLLDNLLELLNVNMYG